The genome window attaacaaaagcttttttttttttttagaattgctTGGGAGCATTAGATGGAACACATATTGATGTGCATGTACCTGAAATTGAAAAACCAAGATATCGAACAAGAAAGGGTCGAGtcgcaactaatgtgttaggtgtgtgttcaggagatatgcagttcatatatgtgtttccggGGTGGGAGGGTTCGGCATCAAACTCTAGAGTGCTACATGATGCAATTACTAGAcctaatggttttaaggtaccaGCGGGTAAGACTATTAGTTAGTCTCAACTTTATAAGTTAGGTCTAGTTTTGTTTGTCAACTACAAAACGCTAATAAGatctgctttttttttattaggttattattaccttgtagatggtggttatacaaatggtgaaggattccttgcaccttatagaggaataccttatcatttatctgaatgGGAGGGACGAACAACTtctaataaagaagaatattttaatatgaagcattctaaggcaaggaatgttattgaacgctgttttggcttgctaaaaggaaggtgGTCGATACTAAGGAGTCCATCTTTCTATCTGATAAGGACACAAGGTCGAATAATTACCGCTTGTTGCCTACCACACAATCTTATTAGGCAAGAAATGTCTGTAGATCCAATGGAGAATTtgccaataatagaagatggacaaaatacagaagaatgtgaatatgttggtagtgTTGAAACATCTGACCAGTGGATTGCAAAGAGGAATGCCATGGCTCAGGAAATGTATAAtgagtggagagcaattaggaaccaacaaccgaactagctatatgtgttaatgataacattttattttagtattcctttttatcatgTATTTGTTGGATATTAGCAAAATGATTAGATTGCTGATTAGTGAAtgttaaaacttttttattgattggatggtatgcaaattaattggatattatgcaaattgattggatattatgcaaattgattatttgtattgtattttagtaaattcaaatattttttgtttaggtatggataacgacaatattttgaatgctactcaagagccaaaaggaagaaggtgtaaatgggaagcatttgaggaagaagtattaTTATCCgttcttgaggattttgttgctcggaaACAACGGTGTGACATTggtgctttcaaacaaggtactttgATTGAAATAGCGAAAgctgtcaatgttttatgtcctcATTCCAATATAAAGGcaactccacatattgagtcaaagttgaagaaatggaaaaaaaaacatatagtttggtcgttgacatgataaacacaagtggatttgcatggaatgatgtcaaaaagtgcgttgaagttgacagtgatgacgcatggcaaacttatttgcaggttcatatcctattttatttatacattaGTTATATTCTTACTGCTATATTTGTTAcgcatgctaaattttagttttgctataTTGATAGaattttagaaaaataaagaagccgatggatggagaagcaaaccttttccactgtatgatagatttgcatatatatttggaaaagatcgggctacgggtaatgtagccgaaacccctgctgaaatggtggaggaacaaagtcatgatcaAGTTGGTGCAAGTGATAttggaggtgaaaattttgtttcttcaatgaaccaacaaagccaacaaagcacgtcatctgaaaatagccaaagaaagaggaaaagagctgtgggaagttcaagtgatggaaccgaggcacttatcagtggactgaaagatttttatgttgaaagtgggaagaggatgcaaatggtcactgaagctttagttcaaggtactgcagatcatagtgacatagctaatgaacttgaagcaatgggtctttctcctatggatcaaattgatgcattgtctcttattttggaaaaaccacaaaatgtgggagtgttcagggcaatcaaatcggaactcaagaaagtgttcgtccaaagACTTTTAAGAGACAAAGCAAGCGGATGAGTATATTATGTGGTGCCTTttgacatggatgtattttattaatcgtacaatcttatgttatggcttataacttagctttgcactataaagtattttggctaatgttaactaggattttgtaaattatggagcTCTACTTTGGAATGCTATACTATAGTTCACTGGCATTTTGTAAAATATCCTGGATGAAACTTTAGTGAATGATGTTTTAAGAGTCAATCAATGGCAAAGATTGACTTGTCACAAGTATcttcttatgtacttgtatttgttgaagttgcatgtattgggcactattctttttcttcttttgggtgatagagtttaaaccaagttacatttgcaaattaaactcAACTATTTATAAATAGTATGTCCCAACTGTAGTATGTcccaattctattagcaggtaatagaaacaaaacaattgtcctcttttttttaagattcataatatagatggcaaaaatatgctccaattaacccatatcatgagatttgtatcattactctattacacaatggcaaaaatttgtagCGTAGTCTAAGCAAACATaaatctggtgaacagtactgtttttattatcctgcttcttagtccgacactgcaccaaacgcttcactaagtt of Malus sylvestris chromosome 6, drMalSylv7.2, whole genome shotgun sequence contains these proteins:
- the LOC126624938 gene encoding uncharacterized protein LOC126624938 — encoded protein: MEKKTYSLVVDMINTSGFAWNDVKKCVEVDSDDAWQTYLQKNKEADGWRSKPFPLYDRFAYIFGKDRATGNVAETPAEMVEEQSHDQVGASDIGGENFVSSMNQQSQQSTSSENSQRKRKRAVGSSSDGTEALISGLKDFYVESGKRMQMVTEALVQGTADHSDIANELEAMGLSPMDQIDALSLILEKPQNVGVFRAIKSELKKVFVQRLLRDKASG